TTAGGGTAATTGATAATTGTCGCCAGTTGATAACGGGGAATTAAGAAGATATCTCCCTGCTTAAAAATATAGGTAGCCTCTGCCTGTACAATCTTCGTTTCTCCGGAAATGAACCACACCAGCATATGCTGGTCAAACATAATGTCTGACTTAAAAAAACTGTCCTCATAGCAGGAGAGCTTTATATCTTCGGTAATATATTGGGCTGTATATTTCATTGTCTGAAAAGAAAATCGCCTGTGTAAAAATAATCAGAATCGCGCAACTTCTTCACCTCGAAATAACAATTTGATTCTGTTGCTGTTAGATCGCCTGCCCGCCGTCAACCAGGAAATTTGAACCAGTGATAAAAGCGGCCTTATCGCTCAATAAATAGGTGATGAGGTCCGCTACTTCGGATGGCTGGCCGAAACGTCCCATAGGAATGCTGTTCACCATCCGGGCTTCCATATCATTGTTCAATTCGATTTTCTGCATGATCTCTGTAGCAACAGGGCCCGGACTGACCGCATTTACCCGGATCTTCCGGGATGCCAGTTCAAGCGCCGCGATCTTCACCACCGCGTTAATGGCGGCCTTGCTGGCTGCATACACCGACGCGCCCGGCGGAGAAATGATGGCCGAAGTGGAGGATAATAACACCACAGATGCGCCATCATTAAGAATGGGAGCAAACCTGCTGAGTGTAAAATAGGCGCCCTTAAAATTCACATTCATCATTTCATCAAACAGCTCTTCCGTCATTGATTCGATAGACGCCAGTTTGGTAATCCCCGCATTGATGAGTAATAAATCTATTCTACCATATTGAGCAGCAACTTCCGCGACCAGCTTTTCGATCGCGGGGAGACTGGATTGATCGGCAACAAATCCATTCACATTTAATGCAGATGCAGCCTGTGCCACGGCATCTTTTCTTCTGCCGGTAATAATAACCCTGGCGCCACTTTCCTGCATTTGCTTTGCAGTGGCATATCCAATACCGCTGTTGCCTCCTGTTATGAGCACTGTTTTATCTTTAAACATGATCTTTGTTTTTATTGAATGTTAAAGGTGATACCTGTCATCTCTTCGCTCAATGTCCATAACCGCTTCGCATTGGCTTCATCCAGTGAATACGATTTTACATTTGCCAATGCCGCCACGTCCCCATCTTCGCAATACACACCGCCAATATTGTTTAGCAACGGACTGGTAGCGCACCATACCGTAGTAGCGGCGCCCTGTGGTATCGTCTTTAAAGAAGCTGCCACTTCGGGCAGCAGGTTTCCTTCCGCATCGCAAAAGCCCATCTTTTGAAACAGTTCCAACGGTGCTTCACGGCCCAATTCCGTACCACCGATAGAGCCCGGATTGACGGCGTATACCCTGACCTTTGACGCTTTGGCACGGTTGTCCATTTCCAGGGAAAACAGGTTCACAGCCGTCTTGGACTGCCCATATCCCAGCAGTGTTTCATATTCCCTGTGCAGGAAATTAGGGTCATCAAAATCGAAATCGCCAAACTGGTGACCGCCGGAGGACAGGTTTACTACCCTCGCACCACCGGCTTTTTGCAATGCCGGCCATAACCTTGCGGTCAGCTGAAACAGTGACAGGTAATTGGTCACCAGCTGGGACTCAAAACCTCTACCGTCCCTGCGCAGCGGCACCCACATTATGCCTGCATTATTGATCAGCAGGTGTAAAGGCCTTCCGGAGGCGAGAAATGCGGCAGCAAAAGCGTCTACAGTATCTGGCTGGATAAGGTCCATGGCAGCCACTTCCACATTGGCAATACCCTGTAAATTTTTCCTTGCCTTCTCCGTATCCCGGGCAGGCACAATAACTGTCGCCCCTGCGGCGGCAAGCGTTTTGGTGGTCTCCAGGCCAATACCGGTATTACCTCCTGTCACAATGGCGATTTTGCCTTTAAGATCGATGCCCCTGATGACTTCATTGGTAGTGGATTTCGCGTTAAATCCTGAGCCCAGCGGGTTTTGCAATGTTCCCTGATAATTTGTGTGTTCCATGTATTATTGTTTTTGTTGAAACAAAAGTAGAACACCCTGAACCCACCGACTTTGTTCAAACGTCCGAATTTGCTTTGTTTAAAAGTCCGTCATATCAGCCAAAAAAGGGCTGCCCCTTCCGGAACAGCCCCACCCTTTCAATTGCAAGCATCATCACTTAAGCACAATCTTTCTGATAGCCCTGTTGTTAGGATCAGAGATATAAATACTTCCTTCTTTATCAATGGCCATATCTGCGATGAGGCCCATCTTTGCCTGGTCCAGGCTGCCATCTGCATAACCTCTCGACAGTTTCACAGCAGTGCTGACCTGGCCGGTAGACAGTTCCAGCTTACGCACTGCATAGTTGTGCGCGTCCGCGATCAGCAGGTTTTGTTCGTTGTCCATCAGCAATGAGCTGATAGTACCGCCAAACAGGGCAGAAGATGCCGGCCCGTCCTGGTAGCCGGTGGATGAACCCACCCATGTCAGCTTCGCGCTGTTAAGCTCCCGCCAGTAGAAAGTAGGCTCATATTTGTCTCCTACAATAAACAGGTCATTATTGCTGCTGATGGCGGTCCGTATATCCTCCGCTGTACGCGGAAATACGTTCTCCGATACATTATCAGGATATAACCGGAAAACACCTTTGTAGAGCTGCGTATAATAGAGATTGCCTTTTTTATCTCTCGTCAGCGAACCAATATCATTGGGCAAACCACTTTTCACGGTAGTCACATCGCCCTGCGGCGTGATCTTACGGATCGTACCGCCACCGGCGCCTACTTCCGACACATATATGTTGTTATTTTCATCCAGTACCAAACCGTAAATAGATCCAAAGCGGGCATTTCTGCCCTTACCGTTAACATAGCCGTTTGAGTTAGGCTCGCCCGCAAAGATAGACACATCACCGGCAGGCGTCACTTTGGATATATAGTTTTCACGGGTATTGGACACAAACACATTTCCCTGATTGTCCACTACAAGGGCGCCGATAAAGGAACCCATCTGGTTGCTGACGGTGGCCATACCGGCACGGTTGAACGTAGTTGGGCTTTCCGCTACCAACGCCGCTCTCCGCACTTTTACAGGACCTGTGGTCAGGTTGGCCGGTGTCATTACTTCCAGCGTTGTTTCCGTTGCGCTGAGTATCTGCGCCACTACGCCATTGAAAGTCACTTCGTTTTCCGCCGGGTTCACGCTGAAGCCGGTGCCCGTGATCACCACCTTGACGCCAGCCAGTCCATTGGACGGCTCTAGCTTCTGGATACCGAGGCTCTGTTCTGTAAATTCAGGTCCCTTCACCGGCTGATCATTCACGCTGAGCAGCACCGGCCCTTTGCCCATGCCGAGCGGTAATATCACCGTAAGACGGACCGCCGTAGCCGATTTGACAACTGCGCGTATATTATTGATCGTTACTACGTTCTCATCTGCCACCGTGCTAAAGTCCTTACCATCGATGATCATTTCAGCACCGGCGGGACCACTGAGTGGGCTTACCAGCCGGATAACAGGAGGCGGCACCACCGTAAAGGCCGGACCGACAATCTTCTGTCCGTTGATGGTCACTGCCAGCGGGCCACTGGTCACGCCTTCCGGCACAATGACTACCAGCTTGTCACCTGCTACCTCGGCCACTTCTGCCACCGTACCGTTGAAATCCACCACATTGTTGGCAGCAAGCGCCGCAAAACCTTCACCCTTGATGGTCACACGGGTGCCCTTTCCACCGGAGGCCGGTTTAATACCGCTGACCGCCTGGAACTGGAAAGGCTGACCAACAGACACCATGCCATCCACTTTCACCGTTACAGGGCCGCTGCCTACACCATCCGGTACAGTAGCCACCAGCGTAGTATCGCTGGCACTTACCACGGTAGCGCTTTTCCCATTGATCAATACTTCCGCTGGTGATTTCAGGCTGCTGAAGCCAGCTCCGATGATACGTATCTGCGTACCTGCGGGACCGTTAGGCGGATATATTTTCTGTACGCTTAATTTCTGATAGGTATATTCCCCGACAGTCAGCGATTTGGTCCCGTTGGAAAGCGTGATGGCGCCGCTTTGCCCTTTCTCAGGAGCACGCACCACCACTACCGAGTCAGTAGTGCTCAGCAGCTCTGCCTCGGTGCCATTGAAAGCCACACTGGCTTTCCCATCCAGGAAACCGGTACCGGTAATGGTGATCAGCGTACCGGCGGCGCCGCTGTTAGGATAATAGCTCTTCACCTCAAACGGGACCACGATGGCTGTCTTGTCTTTTTTGCAGGCTTGTATAACGCCCATCAGGCATAACAGTAATCCCGCAAATAAATATGTTGTAAGCTTTTGCATATATGCTGTCGTTTAAAAAGTGTAACGCAGTCCCAGCTGTACCTGGTAACGGGAACCGAAATAGTCAATGGAATAAGGCGTACCCGGATCAGAGAAGGTATACACCGGCATACCGCCCTTGTTTTGTTCCGGAGGGAATAACGCCGGTGTTAAACCAACGCTGGCAGTGGAGTTAAAGGTATTGGGTGAAAAATAGCTCACACCCCAGTTACGGTTCAGCAGGTTGGTCAGGTTCACCACATCCGCAGTAAAAGTGATGAAGTGTGTTTTCAGTTTACGCAGATGGAACTCCTGTGCGAAGTGAAGGTCTGCCTGCACATTCCATGGCGTACGCCCCATGTTTCTTTCGGTGAAATTGCCTCTTCTGCTGCTCAGGTATTTGTTACCGTCAATGAAGCGGTTAAAGGCTTCCGCCTGTTCGGCAGCAGTTACCTGCCGACCGTTGCTGGTATAGTCCTTAAAGATCTGTACAGCTTCTGTTGCCTGTGGAATATAAGCCAGGCTTACCTGTTGAGGCAATCCCTGCACACTGTTATTTACCACACCGTAGGTAAACGGACTACCAGACTGCGCGCTGAAGAAAAGGCTGATAGTGCTTACCCAGGTAGCATTCCAGGCTTTGCGGTAACTGCTGTTCACCACAAAACGGTGACGAATATCGAAGTTGGAATAAGCCAGCGGCGCATTGTTGGGGCTTAATGCCTGGTTCAACTGCCAGTTGGATTCCATGGAGTTACGGATGCCATTGAATGCATCTTTACTTTGTCCGTAGGTATAAGCGCCAGACAGGAACAACCCGCTGGTGAAAGTTTTGCTGACAGTGCCGGTGATGCTGAAGCGAAAACCTTTATTGGTATTGCTCAACATATATGCGTTGGAAAAATGCGGATCGATGCTACCGGAATAGACAGGTTGCTGACGTTCTTTATCATAAGGATAATACTTCGGATTATCGGTCACATTTACCTGTTGAAAAAACACCTCTTTGATGCTTTTGGTCACCATGCCTTCCACGCCAAACTTCCACTGGCTGGCGGTAGTGCGGTCAATAGCAATGCTGGCACGCAGGATCTTCGGCATCACAAAATCATTATCAATCAGATCGACCTGTGTTTTGCCGGCGTTGCGCTCGTTGATCACGGTGCCATTCTTTTCGATAAAATCAGCGATACCGTTCTTACCGGGCTTGATGGCGTCGCTGCCGGGTGTAAACGGTTTCTGATCAGCTTTCTGGTCGAAGGAACCGTAGTTCACGCCGTTGTTGTAGTAGGCGTAAGCCAGCCATGCGAAAGGGATACGGCCGGTAAACATCCCTATGCCGCCACGTACGATCAGGCTTTGGTCACCCAGCCAGTCATAACGGAAACCTAAACGGGGAGAGATCTGCACTTTTCCGAAATACCTGTTTTGTATACGGTTCAGTGGCGTGTAGTGGTAGCTGGTACCGAAGTAAGGATCAGCGATGGCGTTGGTTACTTTATCACTCAGTTCAGGTTTGGTTGGCAGATCGGTATAGTCAGCCCGCAGACCGGGCGTGACGGTCAGTTTGTCTGTTACGTGGATAGCATCCTGAATGTACACACTGTACAGGTTTACATTAAACACCGCTCCCGGGTTGTTCAGGATATAATCACGGTTGTTGTTGGTGTAGTTATAACTTCCTCTTACACGGTAAGGCGTATTGCGCAGGTAGTCATCGATGCTCAGATAGTCCACACGGCCATTCCAGGAGTTTACAAAGCCATAGTCGATATGGTACAGCTCATTGTGCGTACCCATCAGTACAGTATGTTTGCCTTTGCTCCAGGTGAGGTTATCAGTGATCTCGATGGTGCGTTGTTTCATATTGAAGACAGACGCTTCCCTGTCGGTGCCCAGATAGATGGTGGTACCCGGTGTGCGGCCCATGATCTGTACCTGTGGCAGCGTTGGATCACTGAGCGGATCACGGTAGTCGTGTACAGTGCTGTAACCGGCCACGAAGCTGTTGGACCAGGAGTTATTGAACCGGCTTTTCAGTTCCGCTACCGTGCTGCTTTGATTGTTCGTTTGTTTAAAGGCCATGCTGCTGAAACGGAAATCCTGCTGGTCGCGGTCCATGTTGATGGCGCTGGAAGTAATGGTATTATTGCGGATAGACAGCTGGTGTTTGTCGTTGATGTTCCAGTCTATGCGGTTAAAGAATTTATTTGACTCGGAAGAGGAATTGTACAATCCCGCGGTACCGGGGTCGAAGATATCACCATAGCGTTTGATGGTCGCCTGGCGGATATCGTCGGCATCTTTCTCAGTGAGGATGCGGGCCGTTTCTTCCTTACCGGCCAGAAGCTGTGCAGGATCTGTTCTGCGGGTGATTTCTTCATTGGTAAAAAAGAACAGTTTGTTTTTGATGATAGGGAACCCAAGGCGGATACCTGCCTGATAGTCTTTAAAGTCACTGTTCATTTTATCCCCGTTGCCGATTTTGTTTTTGCCGATCATGGCGGCGGTACGACCAAAGGCATATACTGAGCCGGTGAGGGTATTGGTACCGCTGCGGGTAACGGCGTTCACGCTGCCGCCGGTGAAGTTGCCGATCTTCACGTCGAAGGGAGCAAGATATACCTGCATGTCTTCGATCGCATCCAGGGAAACGGGGTTGGTACGGGTGCTGCTGCCAGGCTGGCCGGAAGTGCCGCTTTGTCCGCCCATGGACGGACTGAAGCCTATCGCATCGTTGTTGATGGCGCCGTCGATGGTCACGTTATTGTAGCGGAAGTTGGAACCGCCGAAGCTGTTGTCTTTGCTGCCTTGTGGCACCATGCGGGTGATATCCTGAATACTGCGGCTCACCGTAGGCATGTTGTTGATCTGGCTGCGGTTGATGTTCTGACCGGCGCCGTAATTGTTGGCTTTAGGCCCTGTTTTCGCGCCTTTCACCACTACTTCCGAAAGTTGTTTACGGTCGTCGTTCAGCACCACATTCAGTTGCTGTGGTTCTCCCAGCCGTACGGTGACGTTCTGGTATTGCTGTGGCGACATGCCCATCATGGTAACAGTAACGGTATAGGGACCGCCGATGCGCATGCCCAACAGATGATAGCGTCCGCCGGGATCGGAGATGGCGGGATAGCGCGTGCCGGAAGGCTCATGCACGGCGATGATAGTGGCGCCGGGCAAGGCTTGTCCCTGTCCGTCCTGCACTTTTCCGGAGAGGCCGCCGGAGGTCTCCTGTGCCAGGGTGGTAGCGGATACCAGCAGGAGCAGCAGGAAAGAATATATCGATATAAGTAAATTTTTTGTGTTCATCACTTTTGATTGTAAACTGGTTACCGTGTTATTTTCAATACCTGACCGATGACATGCATTACACCGTTACCGGTAATAATATTCTGTTTAATCAGTGGTACAGGAGCCTGGTTGCCCGGTCCCTGCAGGGTGATGCCGCTGTACAGTCCAGGGGCCTGCGGATCGGGTACCAATCGTATGTTCACGTTATTATCATCGAGCATGGTTTGTGTGGTGGCAGCAGATTTGCCGGTGCTCAGGATGTAATCGTATACAAAACGGCGGTCGGCCGCAATGTGATAACGCACCAAAGCGGCCATCACCGCCGGATCAGCGGCCTCAATCTGTTCCAGCGTGCTATAACCATAGGCTTGCATGGCAGCGTTATTGGCAGCGTACACGGTATAGGGACCTTTGCCTTTCAGCAAAGCGGATAAACCAGAACGTTGTAAGGCATGGGTGAACAGGCTCAGGCTGGGATCAGCGGAGACAGCTTCTCCCAGTGTTTCATACAGATAGGGTTCCAATACCCGGTCAATCACCTGGAGGGTGCCGTTGCTGGCTTTCATGCCAGTGGCCAGCACTCGGCTGCCGTTGACGGTCAGTACGGTGTCATTGTCTTTTATCCAGCGGGTAACATACAGCCTGCCGCCGTTATAGGTGCGTATTTCCTGGTTGAACAGGTAGGGCATTTTATTCAGATCGTAGTTACCATTGAGAATATGATAACCCGTCATTTTCACCATAAACGGCAGACTGGCAGACGCGACGTCAATTGGTTTGGGATAACCAGCGTTGGTAAAGGCCCCGTCAGACGGTGCCAGCACGGTCAACGGGCCGGTGCTGGTCAGTACATCGTTCATGCTGCTACGGTCTACCGCTGCCTTGAACTTGCTGAGGTTGAAGTTATCCATCACCACTTCCATCAGGCGGTCGTTCCCTTTTTGCGGACCGTTATCGTCGTCTTTCTTACAGGCTCCTGCCATAAGTAAAGACAACCCGATCATCACCAGACGGCCGGAAAAATATCTACCGGATAATATTGTTGTGTTCATTGTTGTCATCATTAATCTTTTTATTTCACCTTGAAATCATCCGGTATAAAAAGCCGGTCAACGATATGCAACGGTCCTTCCAGGGTATTGATATCCGCCGTGGTAACTGTAGCGGCCGGCGTTTTAGCTCCCCTTACCTTTACCTTGATGGTATTACCTTCACGGATAAACGCTAATGGCATCGGTGCAGGCTTCAGGTCCGGCTTCGATACGCTGATGGTGTAGTTGCTGAGCAACGTTTCATCCAGGTCATTGGAATAAAATACGGTGGGCTTGAAAACAGGTGATTCTCCCGTTGACGTTTTGGGGGCCAACAGTCTTCCCCAGTTATGATAATCCAGCACACTATCGGTAGGAAGCAGGCCTGTCATACCATAGAAGGGATCAAAGACAAATTCGGGTGTAAAGCGGCTGTTTATTTCCTGGAGCTGTTCCACCGTAAAGATGCCTGCCTGATGAAATGCGTCATCGGTAGGAGCGAAATAGGAGTTAAAAATCACGTTGTTGTCCCATTCACCCGCCGTCAGGAACAGACCAGACCAACGCTCAAATGAGCCCATGGCCACCTCAAACCAGGCATCGTTGTTCAGCTGATTTATGGCTACCAGTAAAGAAAACCGGGGATCACCCTGCAGTATGTCCAGTACATGCTGTTCCGGTTTCTGCAGGAAACGGTTCACCGGCCAAACGATTCCATTCTTTACCACTACCGGTTTCTGGTTCCCACACAGCTTTCCGTCGATGATCAACTGGCTGTCTTTTGCCATGGCTACGTAGTGCCGGTAAGTATAAGGTACCGTAAAGGATACGGCACTTCCTGCGCGGTTAATCCTTTCCACTAAATCGGTTCTGGAGAGCAGCGTCGTCCGGTGATAACTTAATTGCCCCGGTTGTACGCTCATGGGCTCCATTTTGTCGCGCAGCATATGGTATTTCACCACTTCCAGCAGTGATTCAGGGCTACGTTTATTGATCTCCGTTTCATCCAGCCCCGCAGCCTTCATGGCTGCATCATCTACCACCAGCAGGGTGACGGACGCTTTGCTGCCCATCGCTTCCAGTTCTTTTTGCATGTTGCTGCGTTGCCAGGCAGCGTAAAAAAGCTTATAGGGAGATGATTTCAGATAAGTCTGAAGATCGTTGCTGATGCTGTCTTTATAGGGAACGGCCGTGCCTTCCGGTTCCGGCATGAACATTTCTTTCCGGCAACCGGTCTGCACCAGCGAAGTACCCAGTAGCACCCCGCATATCGCTATCCCGCTTATGATGTTGTATATTTTATTTTTCATGTTGATTTTCATTAACTGTTTTACCACTGCTTATTTCCTGACAGCATCTGCCGGCTTCGCCAACAAACCATCCAGCTGATGGACAACACCATTGTCCGCGCTGTAATCCATAACACCTCTGCGTTGTACTGTCACGACACCAACGGGAAGCGTGTTCCTGTCAAGCCGCAGGGAAACCACGTAACTAGTCTTCCGGACACCGTTTTCCAGTCCATCACTAACATATATCTCCCGTTGATAGGGATCATCATAGAGTTTCAACAGTATATAGTTGGCGCTGTTCATCATATAAAACGCCCGGAAATCGGAAAAGAAATAATGCTGGTTATACAGGATGTAACACCCGAACAGGCGGCCTATAAAAATCTTCTCAGGGTCCAGCGTGGCGATGTACTGTTCATCCAGCCCTTGCGCTTTCAGCGCATCGTTGGTGGGCGCCAGGATAGTCCAGGGCCCCGCTTCCTTCAGCTGGTCCCATAAACCGAAACGTTTCAGGGCGCCAACAAACACGCTGTATTCTTCATGCTGTGACAGTATTTCCTGCACGGTGCCCGGTGTATATTTGATTACCTGTTGTAACACATGCAACGTTCCGTTTGTCAGCACGACATTCTTCAGCTCTGTGAAACAACCGTGGAAATAAAGATCGTTCCGGTCGTTGGGAAAATTTTTGGTGGCCATGGTCACCAGTATCTCCTTTCCGGCCAGTGTTTTAAAACGTACATCCACTGAATTGTCTGCGAGATCGGTTTCTTGTAGCCTGCGTGGCAGTACATGCATCTGGACCATCAGTTTCACTTTTTCCACCGGCATTTTAGCCCAGTCATTCACGCTCATGATCCCCATTTCATTAAAGGCCCTGTTGGTAGGCGCCAGTATGGTAAATGGGCCGGGGCCGTTCAGTTCTGCGGTCATGCCCGCCCGTTCAACAGCAGCATAAAAAATACTCAGGTCATAGTTGTTCTTCAGAAAATCAGCAGCAGGACGGTAATTCTTCAACTCCTGGTCAAACTCCAGTTTGTCATGTTTACAGGCCGTAAACACCATGAGGAGTGCCGCTATTAAGGTGGTAATGGAATGTCTCATAACAAATTGTTTAATAGATCGGCGTAGGGTATTTTCGTTGTATGGTAGTCAAATAAGCCCTGCCATTCACGATTTCGATGGTATTGACCGTGGCAAATGACTGCGGGTTATTGGTACCGGAGTGAATGTTAACGATCATATTCGGCACGGTCAGGATGTCGCGTTCAAAGCCGGGTTTGGTACCGTTGCCATAACAGCTGATCACCGCATAGTTACCCAGTACTTCCGCAGGTGCCTGATCGTTGTACGGATTGTTTTCCGGGTTCATCCCCGGCACCATCAGGGAAATACGCTGCCATGCAGTAGTCCGGATGCCGTCCGTACCATTGGCCGCGAAAAGCGGGAAGCTGTAATAGGGTTGTACTACGTTGGAAGTATTGTTCTGACGCAGGGAGGTCATATACCGGAATCTGTATCCAGGTACGGGGTTGCGCAGCTCGTCATTGGTAAAAAGCGAAAACCAGACATTCATCACGTCTTTCACCCCGAACATCAGCAAGCCTGACTGCGGTATTCTTTTTTTCAATGAAATATCCGCGTCGGCAAAGCCATCTGCGCTCATGTTATAAAAGTTCACGTATATCATGGAGTCTGACAGCGGCATTTTGTGGAAGACCTCCTGGCGCAATACCATACCATTTTTTTTCGTCCTGAAGTTTTTTTGCAGGATGTGCAGTGTATATACTTCGTGACTGTCGAGCTGTAAAACAGTATCGATCAGCACCTTCTTTTTCAGGCGTTCTTCCAGCTGAAAGAAAGGGGTATTGTTCACCGGCCGGAACATAAACATCACGCGGTGTTTACCGGAAGGTATCTGTGCCCAGCTGGACAGGTCGAAACCGTTGAGTACCGGTCCTACGAGCACGCTTTCTTTACCGGGATATTCCGGGTTTTTGAAAGAGTTGCTGCTACCCACGTGTGAAGGGTATGGTGGCGCATATCCATCCCGCTGGTCCAGGAAATCGCCTACGATGGCGGCGCTGACAGGCATGCCGGAGGTATCTGTTTCCGGGTCTATCAGCATGGCCAGGAATGGTTGTTCTTCATCTTTATTCTCGATGCTCACCGTATAGTTCAGGTTATTGAACACACGCAGGTAAGCCGGATCATCGATCTTTTTATGTTCTATCTTGGCACAGCTGCTGAATACGGCCAGCAGCCCTGCTATGACGATGGGAAATGTGAGTTTCATACTTCTACCGGTTATGTTTTACAATGATCATCTTCGCTTTGGACCCTTCAGGAGTATTGGCGCCGTCTTTTCCGATCAACGCGATGGAATAATAACCGGGCTCCTGGTCAGGCAGTCCGCCTCTGACGTATAGTTCTTTTCGGGCAATCAGGTCTGCGCTTTTTATGACGGGAACCCGGGTGATCCATGTTCCCGGGAATACGCCCGGATTGGCCTGGAACACCATGATCTCATACGGATC
The Chitinophaga varians genome window above contains:
- a CDS encoding fasciclin domain-containing protein: MRHSITTLIAALLMVFTACKHDKLEFDQELKNYRPAADFLKNNYDLSIFYAAVERAGMTAELNGPGPFTILAPTNRAFNEMGIMSVNDWAKMPVEKVKLMVQMHVLPRRLQETDLADNSVDVRFKTLAGKEILVTMATKNFPNDRNDLYFHGCFTELKNVVLTNGTLHVLQQVIKYTPGTVQEILSQHEEYSVFVGALKRFGLWDQLKEAGPWTILAPTNDALKAQGLDEQYIATLDPEKIFIGRLFGCYILYNQHYFFSDFRAFYMMNSANYILLKLYDDPYQREIYVSDGLENGVRKTSYVVSLRLDRNTLPVGVVTVQRRGVMDYSADNGVVHQLDGLLAKPADAVRK